The following proteins come from a genomic window of Chryseobacterium glaciei:
- a CDS encoding PorV/PorQ family protein, which produces MMKKYFLLASFVLFGTSQAQIIRKYSNEFLNIGAGARGLAMGGAVISNQDDVYSPMWNPAGLMSIERDWQGAAMHAEYFESIAKYDYLAYAKVLETGVFGVSVVRLGIDNILNTTQLIDPEGNIDYDKITKFSQSDYAAIISYAFNPAGNTKLDVGVNAKIVYRNVGKFASGYGFGFDVGAIYKADNGWKFGGMLRDATTTVNFWSINQKELSTIVNGEEFNPAPTDKMELTMPKLNVGASKVFNINSSIYVLPEAGINVDFAKTAALVSTDFASITPYAGAELGYQKMIFVRLGVNRFQNITDIEDLKRKVSFQPSAGIGIKYRGLTLDYAITNSGIGGSNFYSNFFSLKLDMGTFRND; this is translated from the coding sequence ATGATGAAAAAATATTTTTTACTTGCTTCTTTCGTATTATTTGGGACTTCTCAGGCTCAAATTATAAGGAAATATTCTAATGAATTCTTGAATATCGGAGCAGGAGCCAGAGGCCTTGCTATGGGAGGAGCTGTGATTTCCAATCAGGACGATGTATATTCTCCTATGTGGAACCCGGCAGGTTTGATGTCGATAGAAAGAGATTGGCAAGGAGCAGCAATGCACGCCGAATATTTCGAATCAATTGCAAAATATGATTATTTAGCTTACGCAAAAGTTCTGGAAACAGGAGTTTTCGGAGTTTCTGTTGTGAGATTGGGTATTGATAATATTTTGAATACAACTCAGTTGATTGATCCTGAAGGAAATATCGACTATGATAAAATCACTAAATTTTCACAATCTGATTACGCTGCAATCATTTCTTATGCATTTAATCCTGCAGGAAATACGAAATTGGATGTCGGAGTAAATGCTAAAATTGTTTACAGAAATGTAGGTAAATTCGCTAGTGGTTATGGTTTTGGTTTTGATGTAGGTGCAATCTATAAGGCAGACAACGGATGGAAATTTGGAGGGATGCTTCGAGATGCAACGACAACGGTCAACTTTTGGAGTATTAACCAAAAAGAACTATCAACGATTGTAAATGGTGAAGAATTTAACCCTGCGCCAACTGACAAAATGGAACTCACAATGCCTAAATTAAATGTAGGTGCAAGTAAGGTATTTAATATTAATAGTAGTATTTACGTTTTACCTGAAGCTGGTATTAATGTAGATTTTGCTAAAACTGCAGCTCTTGTTTCAACAGATTTTGCAAGTATCACGCCTTACGCCGGAGCCGAATTAGGCTATCAAAAAATGATCTTTGTAAGATTAGGGGTAAACAGATTCCAAAATATTACAGATATCGAAGATCTTAAAAGAAAGGTGTCTTTCCAGCCAAGTGCAGGTATCGGTATAAAATATAGAGGTCTTACTTTAGATTATGCTATTACGAATTCCGGAATTGGAGGTTCTAATTTCTATTCAAATTTCTTCTCACTTAAATTAGATATGGGAACTTTCAGAAATGATTAA
- a CDS encoding DMT family transporter, translated as MHKLALFRLHLIVFLWGFTAILGKLIQANAQILVFYRMLFAAIFLYAFIRIYKKESIKVSKKIFFQLAAIGVAMALHWYCFFYSIKVSNVSIALSCLSLSTLFASILEPIIFKRKIDASEVIMGVVIVSCILLIFKTEFQYKEGIIYGVFCAIFGTIFSVFNGKMFGKTSSGNIIFYEIFSGWFVLLIFYLFSGQIFHMNEISYSDIALICLLASVFTAFPMLESVNLMKYISPFTLILTVNLEPVYGIILAFFIFGESEHMSPIFYIASGVMILAIIANGLIKARKTKKL; from the coding sequence ATGCATAAATTAGCGCTTTTCAGATTACACTTAATTGTTTTTTTATGGGGATTCACTGCAATTCTAGGAAAACTGATTCAGGCTAATGCACAGATTCTTGTATTTTACAGAATGCTTTTTGCTGCGATCTTTTTATATGCTTTTATCAGAATCTATAAAAAAGAGAGTATAAAAGTTTCTAAGAAAATATTCTTTCAGCTGGCTGCAATAGGAGTTGCGATGGCTTTGCACTGGTATTGTTTTTTTTATTCAATCAAAGTTTCAAACGTTTCGATAGCATTAAGCTGTTTATCATTATCAACATTATTTGCATCCATTTTAGAACCCATTATTTTTAAAAGAAAAATAGATGCTTCGGAAGTAATTATGGGAGTGGTGATTGTCTCCTGTATTTTATTAATTTTTAAAACAGAGTTTCAATATAAAGAAGGAATTATTTACGGAGTCTTTTGTGCTATTTTTGGGACTATATTTTCTGTTTTTAATGGAAAAATGTTTGGGAAAACAAGCTCCGGAAACATTATTTTTTATGAAATCTTCTCTGGATGGTTCGTTTTATTGATATTTTATTTATTTAGTGGTCAAATTTTTCACATGAATGAAATAAGTTATAGCGATATTGCGTTAATATGCTTATTGGCAAGTGTTTTTACGGCTTTCCCGATGCTTGAATCGGTGAACCTGATGAAGTATATTTCGCCTTTTACACTAATTTTAACAGTTAATTTAGAACCAGTCTACGGAATTATACTAGCTTTTTTTATCTTTGGAGAATCGGAACATATGAGCCCAATATTTTATATTGCATCTGGTGTTATGATACTGGCAATCATTGCAAATGGATTAATAAAAGCCAGAAAAACAAAAAAACTTTAA
- a CDS encoding acyl-CoA carboxylase subunit beta — MDIEFNKREDQNRLKLSEINRLLAEIKKGGGEKRLQKLRDEGKMTARERVEYLLDKDSDSIEIGAFAGYEMYEEHGGCPAGGVVVVMGYVSGRQCLVVANDASVKAGAWFPITGKKNLRAQEIAMENKLPIIYLVDSAGVYLPMQDEIFPDKEHFGRIFRNNAKMSSMGIIQISAVMGSCVAGGAYLPIMSDEAMIVDKTGSIFLAGSYLVKAAIGETIDNETLGGATTHCSISGVTDYKAKDDKDALNRIKTIMKSIGSTEKAGFDRIESFPPKESPDNIFGIVPVSRADQYDTLEIIKCMVDNSEYEEYKPDYGKTIICATARVDGWSVGIVANQRKLVKSGKGEMQFGGVIYSDSADKATRFIANCNQRKIPLVFLQDVTGFMVGSKSEHGGIIKDGAKMVNAVANSVVPKFTIITGNSYGAGNYAMCGKAYDPRLIVAWPWADLAVMGGSQAAKVLAQIQESTLKKQGKEITEEEHNEILDTISKRYKKQTESTYAAARLWTDAIINPTDTRKWISMGIEAANNAPITEKFNLGVIQV; from the coding sequence ATGGACATTGAATTCAACAAAAGAGAAGATCAAAACAGATTAAAACTATCCGAAATAAATAGACTACTTGCTGAAATAAAAAAAGGAGGAGGCGAAAAACGACTTCAAAAACTTCGTGATGAAGGAAAAATGACGGCAAGAGAAAGGGTGGAATATCTTCTTGATAAAGATTCAGATTCCATAGAAATTGGCGCATTTGCAGGCTATGAAATGTATGAAGAGCATGGTGGTTGCCCGGCTGGCGGCGTTGTTGTAGTGATGGGATATGTTTCCGGAAGACAGTGCTTGGTTGTTGCTAATGATGCTTCTGTAAAGGCTGGAGCTTGGTTCCCAATTACCGGAAAGAAAAATTTGAGAGCTCAGGAAATCGCCATGGAAAATAAACTTCCGATTATTTATTTGGTAGATTCTGCAGGAGTTTACCTTCCAATGCAGGACGAAATTTTCCCTGATAAAGAGCATTTCGGACGTATTTTCAGAAACAATGCCAAAATGAGCTCTATGGGAATCATTCAGATTTCAGCAGTAATGGGAAGCTGTGTTGCTGGTGGTGCATATTTGCCAATCATGAGTGATGAAGCAATGATTGTTGACAAAACAGGCTCTATTTTCTTAGCCGGAAGTTATTTGGTAAAAGCCGCAATTGGTGAAACTATTGATAATGAAACGCTTGGAGGAGCAACTACACACTGTTCAATTTCCGGAGTTACAGATTATAAAGCTAAAGACGATAAAGATGCTTTAAATAGAATTAAAACGATCATGAAATCTATCGGAAGTACTGAAAAAGCTGGCTTTGATAGAATTGAAAGTTTCCCTCCAAAGGAAAGTCCAGACAATATTTTCGGAATTGTACCTGTTTCAAGAGCAGATCAATATGATACTTTGGAAATTATCAAATGTATGGTTGATAATTCTGAGTACGAAGAATATAAGCCTGACTATGGTAAAACTATCATCTGTGCAACGGCAAGAGTTGATGGTTGGTCCGTAGGAATTGTGGCTAACCAGAGAAAATTAGTAAAAAGCGGTAAAGGAGAAATGCAGTTTGGTGGAGTTATTTACTCCGATTCGGCTGATAAAGCGACCAGATTTATTGCAAACTGTAATCAAAGAAAAATTCCTTTGGTATTCCTACAAGATGTTACTGGGTTTATGGTAGGATCAAAATCTGAGCACGGAGGAATCATCAAAGACGGAGCAAAAATGGTAAATGCTGTTGCTAATTCTGTAGTTCCAAAATTCACCATTATTACAGGAAACTCTTACGGTGCAGGTAATTATGCAATGTGTGGTAAAGCTTATGATCCAAGATTAATTGTTGCCTGGCCTTGGGCAGATTTAGCTGTAATGGGTGGTTCTCAAGCTGCTAAAGTTTTGGCGCAAATTCAAGAATCTACATTAAAAAAACAAGGTAAAGAGATCACCGAAGAAGAACATAATGAAATCCTAGATACGATTTCTAAAAGATACAAAAAACAAACAGAGTCTACCTACGCTGCGGCAAGACTTTGGACAGATGCTATCATCAATCCTACAGATACCAGAAAATGGATCTCTATGGGGATTGAAGCTGCAAATAATGCTCCTATTACAGAGAAATTTAATTTGGGAGTTATTCAAGTTTGA
- a CDS encoding VanZ family protein: MKRFFAVLITIYTILLLYMMFIGCDRETSSTSYFQLIPFKTIHHFFCDDHIYRQTFLINIIGNIFVFSPFGFLGLSIIKLNKIIPITLFFIISITLIELTQSLTGRGVADIDDVLLNTLGMLIGYSVFKFAAWKNIANIKTYFDLEYKLQTA; the protein is encoded by the coding sequence ATGAAAAGATTTTTTGCAGTACTTATTACTATTTATACTATTTTGCTTTTATACATGATGTTTATCGGATGTGATAGAGAAACGTCGTCTACAAGTTACTTTCAGCTCATTCCATTTAAAACCATTCACCATTTTTTCTGTGATGATCATATTTACAGACAGACATTTTTAATTAATATAATTGGAAATATCTTTGTTTTCAGTCCGTTTGGATTTTTAGGATTAAGTATAATAAAGCTTAATAAAATTATTCCTATTACTTTATTCTTTATCATTTCAATAACTCTAATTGAACTAACTCAATCTCTTACAGGCCGAGGTGTAGCTGATATTGACGATGTATTATTAAACACTCTAGGAATGTTAATTGGTTACTCTGTATTCAAATTTGCAGCTTGGAAGAATATAGCTAATATCAAAACTTACTTTGATCTGGAATATAAATTGCAAACGGCTTAA